The sequence CAGCAGCTATCTCACACCCAACATAAGATACTTTTGCAATGTCTGCAGCAGTTTATTCTTCTTCTGGCCTGAAGTATAAATTGACTGCAATTTATTTGCTAGTAACACtgtattaattaaagttgatgagggttttttttttcctctgttCATTATTCCATCCTATTTTTTAAAACTCCCAGTAATCATGAACTAAAACGGGAGAAGTTCAATCTGAGTAACTTCTATTGTAGAAGTTAGCAGGCCAATGCAAGCAATATATTTTATAGTGGCTGCTTAACGAGCAAAAGAAAGACCAATCAGCACAAACCTTTTATACATTTGGTTTGCAAAAGTAGTAAGAAGCATAGTTCAGGTAACAACAATATACACAAAATATAACATAAcgctaataataatattatctaGATTATTTCGGCAAACACTATACATTAACCACAACAAAAGAGATACTACATTCAaaacctataaatatatatatataaaaaaaatggctCCTGCCAAGCTTACAATCATTTTCAGCATTGACAAGTTTTTCTCCTTCCGAAATAAAGGCGtattatagataactaaaaTTAGACTAGAAAGATTTTGAGCAAAAGTCCACCTGACCACATTATGGGCAGCATAATTAAAATGTCCAAAAatgctcttcttttttttttgtctgtTCGTTTTTATCTCAGTTCTGTTTGCCCCTCCTAGGGGCTCTTCCTAGCAAAAGAAATATAGTTGTCAATACCATCTAGAGACTTTCTCCTTAATATCTATTTTTTCCACGATTTGATCCCTTCCCCTCCCAGAACCAGCCACTATGTTTCATATTACACAATAAGTCCTTTACTCAACTAGCAAATCTTATTAGAATTCAACTTTGTATCATCAATTGTCAATGTAAAGTACTATCAAACAACCAAGAACAGCTCTAATTCTATTGGTAAGAAAAGTAGCTTGTTGAGTAACCAATTTCAAGCTTGATCATCACCTAAATtgcaatttagaaaaaaaagaaaaaaaaattgcactATTTTGGTCTCAAGACACTCAAACAACAAAGAACGTAATGAACAGACACACTGCTCAAATGGCTTGTAAGGTTTGTCAAATATATAATCCTTTCCCATTCTAAGGCCTCAACTACAGAACTATGACAGCAAGAAAGTGTTCAACTTCAAATTTACCACAACTTAACTAAAAGACAGAAACAGACGCAAGCAAGAATTAAAATATGCAAACAGTCACGATCCACAAAAATATTGCATGCTATATAAAATCTTACAGTTAAACTTGTTAAGGAGTAGTACTACAGGAATTAGCTGCAACATGTAACAGTTTATATACATAATAAGATAAAAGGAATCTTCAAGACTCCTTGTCAAGGGGGCCGAGATAATCACCATCCACACTGACCAAAGCTTGAAATTCCCTTTCAGCTTCAAGCCACTTGGTCCCTATAACAATGACCCGAACCACCACATTTTTCTCAATTGTGGGCTGCTTGTCACTGTGGAAGACTGGATTTTCCCCAACAGTATAGGTGTAACCGGGCATCTTAAGAGAAGAGAGATAAGCATTCTCAATGGGACCACATTTCAAGAAAACTCCATGCTTGAGCACCTTGTGTACAACACCCTCCACTATCTCTCCCCTGAAAATCTTGAAACTGATACAACTGAACCGTACAGGGAAAAGCACATCCCCAGAGTGTTGCCTTACTTTCCCTTCTCCTATGTGGTCTAGAGTTGTCACAGCAAGAAGGTATCCAAGATCTTTGGTTGCTTTCTTAGTAGCAAACTCATCAAGCAAACGGACGATAATGGACTTTTGAAGCACCAATCCTTTGGTATCCAAATTCTCAGCAGGGATTACAACATTCCATGGCAACTGGACTTTCAGAAACATTTTTCTTACTTTTAGCACCTGTCAACACTGGGATTTAGGGAAGAAAAAGCTACTCATcgaatagaaagaaaaaaaaaagggggggaGGGGGGACTCAATGCCCAAACCAGAAGTCACAAAAAATTGACATTGTCTAAGGTTGGAGGCCCAaaatggaagaaattcatgtaCATGCAAAATGACTGAATCAAAGACTCATGCACACATACTGAAAATCATAGCATTCATTCGTTTCTAAGATTTAAAAGCAAGCGAATGAAAGTAGTGATTTTCTCAGTGAACTTTACAGTAGTTTCAACAATTTATTTAAGGAGCAATACTCCatgtattttaatgaaataagtacgaaagaaagaagaaaaaattgttCCAGCAAAGCAATAATCAATTCCATGAAACTTCATTAAATCACAGAGCCATTGCCATCCATACACGTTCGACAAAACCAAAATGTCCATCCCATCAAGACAATGGATATACAAAATAAGCCATAATTAAAACAGaagagaaggaaaaaaaaaaacttacagtgAGGGGGGATGGCGCAAGACAACGAGAAAGAAAATGCAGAATAAGACTCGACCGCGAGAAAAGCCGGAGCCTGAGCCGGATCCGGCGGTGAGGGACAAAAGAGTTTTAGGTTTTtcagatagagagagagagaagaggcaGACTCGGGAGTCTCTTCTCTTTATTTATCGTTAGTGAACCAGCCccgattattttattttttttaagctgctttaaaacttttttttttaaggagaTTTGCTTCCCCAAGCATACAACATAGTGTtgtaaagggaaatttgattttgtatgttgtataatgtatatgtgtTTACAATTTTTCTCTAAACTCATACTAACTAATATTTATAGGATACgataatttttatgatatttttaaaataccacCATTTACATCACTTCTATTTCTACAATTGGACTCCCTATCGGACACAATCAGACCCATCAGACCACCCATTGGACCCCCATCAGACATACGTCTCCTACCTCACAAACTTACAGATTCATTAACCCCATTGGACCTCATCGAACCTATATCGGACCTTGCCCAAATTTGAGATTCTAAAAAACGAAACACGAACTCATCTTTGACATTGTGTCCGATTTGGTTGGGGTGCATCGTGGGTGCGTCGTGGGTCGGTGGGGGAGCGCTGTGGGGGATGGGTTCGGTCCGTGGGGTGGTGGGTTCATCGGTCAAGTGGCGGGAGAATGGATTCGGTCCGTGGGTGGTGGGAATTCgaaagacagagagagagagagagagagacagagagagagagagagagagagagagagagtttagaATGAGGGGgcaaaattaggttttaataaaaattatcccattttacaaattttatatAGTTTTAAATTAGTGGACCAATTTTAGTCCCTATTATGCATACAATTTCAAATTTCCCGTTGTAAATAAGCTATAACATAGTGTTGTAAATAAGCTATATAACATAGTGTTGTAAATACAACCAAACCCTTGTGATCTGAGTGCTATTATCCCTGGTATTAGTACAATCAAAAAGGGAAATAAATCACTACTCTTTAACTAAGGGGGCCGAActtctataaaaatattgtgtattttttacTTTCTTATTCTTATTGTGTACACATACTCAGGGCCGACCCTGAAAATATATGGGCCCAAGACGAAATAAATTTTGGGGCCctcaaaaatacattaaaaaaaatatcaaaaaaagagtgttatgggatttgaacccATGACCTTGAATATTATGGCTTTcacctcaaccaactaagctataaatatttgttgtttataatacacttaattttacttaaataaaaacttaataattttttttattttttattttggaccccgaaaagtgtgggccctaggcacgggcctagcccgcctatgcctagggccggccctgcaCATACTATCATCAGTGATAAATACGACATGTCTATCGGTTAGCAAAATCTAAGGTCAacacatattataaatattatttgaaaaatcattttaaattaaaaaaattataaaattttggaaaaaaaaattaaattttaaatgtataaataaatgaattaaaataaagcAACGAGAAAAACAAAACCTAATTTACTCCTTCTCCCAGTCTAAAGAAAACCCTaatttccctaaaaaaaaacttccttttctcttttcttctccttGTCTCTCGTCTGCTTCGACCATGGTCGTCGTCAATAGTTTCTTATACCTCTTTCTCCTCTCACTCACCCATGCCACCCCCAGCAAAACCCATATGACCACCTTCTCTTTCCCTTGTTCCTCCTCTCTTGCACGACTCCAAAGAAACCCAGATGACCAGACAACCATTCCTCTGCACGAACCCAGAAGGCTACTGCTCTCTGTCCCATTCTCACATGAACTCCGAGtgatctctctctctatatatatataaatatatatatatgtcacgAAGGAACTAAGAGGTCCCAAAACCACCAAGAGGCGAATTACGCCTTCAAATGTTGTCTTCTTGGAGGATTCAATTCAAGTATACAGTGTCCCCGAAGATTTGGGTAGGTATGCTGGACGATTTGGGGTCTTCCTTCCTCTCTCATGTTTAGAGATAGAAATTTATACCGCGggcatgttggaaattattttaccaggatcttagatctactcacaagtatgtttattaacaccctaaatatgaactttctaaaacgatgaaataaacacatataaagtttaagaaaccttacattgggtgcagcggaattaaatgactccttccgttcagatatctagcccttgattcctttctgtagcagagcattatcaatatctgaacttggatctctttctctgaatctttgatgctgaaactccttcttgctgaaagtctttcttcacgatcttcctcactgtgattgaggtatcacttgctgtatgtgggcactactcatacactaagtatttcgaaatctcaatgaggaagagagagagagtgggttcagccaaagatagggagagagaaggctcaggtttttctctgaagg is a genomic window of Cannabis sativa cultivar Pink pepper isolate KNU-18-1 chromosome 9, ASM2916894v1, whole genome shotgun sequence containing:
- the LOC115724072 gene encoding DNA-directed RNA polymerase V subunit 7, whose translation is MFLKVQLPWNVVIPAENLDTKGLVLQKSIIVRLLDEFATKKATKDLGYLLAVTTLDHIGEGKVRQHSGDVLFPVRFSCISFKIFRGEIVEGVVHKVLKHGVFLKCGPIENAYLSSLKMPGYTYTVGENPVFHSDKQPTIEKNVVVRVIVIGTKWLEAEREFQALVSVDGDYLGPLDKES